Within the Pseudoxanthomonas sp. Root65 genome, the region TGAGTGTCGGCATGGAAGTGCGGGGCCCGCAGCGCACGCTGCATCTGGTGCGTGCCAAGGCCTGGTACGACGGACGCCCGCACTACCTCAAATAGCCGCGCGGGCCGGGATGGTCGCGCGCGGTATCGGCGGTTCGCCTGTTCAGGTAAACGCAGTGAAGAACGTAACCGGCGTTCTGACGAACGGTCGGGAATTGGTCTGATATCGGTAACACCCAGCAGTGACGCGGGTTTGGCTGGTGTTCATATTCGTGACATCACAGCAAGGGTCGGTGAACCGCCCGGTTTTGTTTTGCAGTGCAGCGTGCAACACCTGTAATCCACCCTTCACGATGGCCCCGCATCCCGACGTGGGGGAGGGAGCAAGCCCGCAATGACCTGGTCATTGCGGGCTTTTTTATGCCTGTGTGGCGGGGAACAAACCGCCGTTATCCGTGTGCCGCTTGGTGCCATGCCCGTGCCATGCCGGGGGCCATCTGTCCCGTAGGCCAGCCCGACGGTACCGGCCGAGCGTGCCGATCGCTTCCGGTTCGGCGGCTTGCCGCCTCGGGCGCATGTGCGGGACGTCTCGTCGATCACGCGTCGGCCCGGTGTTCCAGGTCCAGGCGTGCGGGTAAGGGGCTAGAATTGCCGCCATGGCCGATACCCCCGCACGCGTGATCCCCCTCCAGGTCGTCAGTTCCGCGCCCGCGTCGCTGGAAACCGGCGCCAAGCAGCTCGGCGGCGACAAGATTGCCCGCTCGCCGGTGCAGTTCGCCGATGCCCCGGTCCTGCGCAAACCGTCGTGGATCCGCGTGCGCATCCCGTCCGACGGTTCGGTGGCCAGGCTCAAGGCCAAGCTGCGCGAGAACCGCCTGGTCACGGTCTGCGAGGAAGCCAGCTGCCCCAACATCCACGAGTGCTTCGGGCACGGCACCGCCACCTTCATGATTCTGGGCGAGGTCTGCACGCGCCGCTGTTCGTTCTGCGACGTCGCCCACGGCCGGCCCAAGCCGCCGGATGCTTCCGAGCCGTTGAGCCTGGCGAATACGGTCGCAGACATGGGCCTGAAGTACGTGGTGGTGACCAGCGTCGACCGTGACGACCTGCGCGACGGAGGTGCCCAGCATTTCGTCGACTGCATCGCCGCCATCCGCGAGCACTCGCCGTCCACCCGCATCGAGATCCTGACGCCCGATTTCCGCGGCAAGGGCCGCATGGACCGTGCGCTGGAGATCCTGGCGGCCAATCCGCCGGACGTGTTCAACCACAACATCGAGACCGTTCCGGACCTGTACCCCAACGTCCGCCCCGGCGCCGACTACCAGTGGTCGCTGACCCTGCTGCAGCGGTTCAAGCAGCAGCATCCGCACCTGCCCACCAAGTCCGGGATCATGCTGGGCCTGGGCGAGACGATGGAACAGGTGCAGGGCACGCTGCGCGACCTGCGCGCGCACGATGTCGACATGGTCACCATCGGCCAGTACCTGCAGCCCACCGCGCACCACCATCCGGTGCTGCGCTACTGGACGCCCGACGAATTCAAGGCGCTGGAGGAATACGGCATGGCGCTCGGCTTCAGCCACGTCGCCTCCGGCCCGCTGGTGCGTTCGTCGTACCACGCCGATCAGCAGGCCGCGCAGGCGGCCGCCACCAGCCGCCAGGCCGGCTGAGCCGTCCACCGGAGCGCGCGACCCGGGCGACCGTCCGGGCGCAGTGGCGTGCATGGCGCGGGATCGCGGCAGGGCCGCGGTTCACCTTTTCCTACGCCCCGGCCCTTAGGCTGCCGAAAGGCAGATGACAAGGCACGCAACTTTGTGCACTGTCATC harbors:
- the lipA gene encoding lipoyl synthase, which codes for MADTPARVIPLQVVSSAPASLETGAKQLGGDKIARSPVQFADAPVLRKPSWIRVRIPSDGSVARLKAKLRENRLVTVCEEASCPNIHECFGHGTATFMILGEVCTRRCSFCDVAHGRPKPPDASEPLSLANTVADMGLKYVVVTSVDRDDLRDGGAQHFVDCIAAIREHSPSTRIEILTPDFRGKGRMDRALEILAANPPDVFNHNIETVPDLYPNVRPGADYQWSLTLLQRFKQQHPHLPTKSGIMLGLGETMEQVQGTLRDLRAHDVDMVTIGQYLQPTAHHHPVLRYWTPDEFKALEEYGMALGFSHVASGPLVRSSYHADQQAAQAAATSRQAG